TTATTCACCTAACCCCACTgtattattttgtatatattagaGAACTTTGCCTTTTGATTAAATTGATTTTATCATGTGTTGTAATTCATACTGAGTCTTGATGagaaagatgggctataaataAGGATGATATCAGATTTTCCAttggaaaaatggggaaatatCCTGGGCCTTTATATCTCCATGTGTGCTGTGGCAATCAGGAATGTAAATATTTCATTGCATGGAAAGTGGGATGTTAACTACATTAACTTAAGTTGAACAAAAGAACAAGAGTATTGGTAGGGGCATAGCACAATGACTTTTACTGCATCCTAACAATGAGATGCCTGGCAAATGTCCTCTGTTGAGCTGAATGTGCATAGTGGTATCATGCTGCAGCTGCATATTTTGGTTTCTGTTGCAGTTAAAGCTTGTGCAAGTATCATATGATGAAGCATTCCTTATTAGCTGAGGCCTAGAGAGAATAAGGCAAATCATTCTAAGTTGCTTAGAATGGCTATAGAAATTTTTAAAAGTGGTTACTGGgaatatattgttcctgttcctgacGGACAGTCCAATAGATGTACTGTAACACTTATTGTACAGACTCAATGGTGTAAATGAGCTGCTttgataatttttaaatgatgatAAAGTACCAAATTGCATTGTCATGtggtcttcttttaaaaaatagagttCTTCTGATTACTAAAAGTTTATAATCTGATTGTCTCCACTGAGGGTTTTTTCTGCTGCCCTCGTAAGTGCCATGAAAAACAGCCACTGAAGCTGACCATATTGTAATTAGAACTTGATGCTCAGAAAAAGCAGATTGACTTTAGCTTGTGTTCAGGTCACAGCTTGAATGCTGTACAATGGAAAGGACCTCAAATTCCACCAGCTTCAGAAAGCCGACAGATGAGAAAGCTTTCTAAACATTGGGTCTGTGCTTGTTCAATATTTCACAAGTCACAAATGTCTAGAGCTGTATGATTTCTGGTTAGGCATGATCATTTAATTAAGTATAAGCAGCTGATAATGAATTACTGTCCAGTGTTTATAACAATTTCTTGTGACATTTTGTGTTGTAGTACAGTAGGCATTTAGCAGTGACATCAGACAGCATTTTGCTTCATACTAGTAGAAGATAATTAATATTTCACGTTTGTAATTGCCTTCAATTCTACATGAGCACCAATTGCTAAGTCAATTAGAAATGCCCTGATTGCTCCATTCTCAGTCTAGGGCAGCctgatattttaatttgttttatgatATCTCAGGCTCTAGTGTTCTTGCTTCTTCAGGTCTGCTGTACTGTGAAATGCAGTCTGTATAGGAACTCTTAAACCTTAAATTTTATTACTGACTTGTGTGTCTATGTAGACAAAATACAATTTATACAGCAGCTTTTATTTCTAGACAACCTTCAACCCAGACATTTTATAAAAAGCGGTGTTAATATTAGGACAGTAAATACAGCCACATGAAGCATTTAGAAGTTCTCCCACTACGATATCATGCAGACATTACGCCCAGCTAAAATTTCGGAATCAACAAACAGTAGaatgtggtatagtagttacAGTGTCAAAGTAGGGTAAAGGAGACCTGATTTCAaatgcccactctgccatggaaccttaatgtttgaccttgggccagccagatGCTCTCGACagccccgtgaggtaggttaagctgagtaGAAAGAATGGGGGAAAAGAAAACCATGCGTGCTGCTCTGGGTCCACATTGAAGAGAAAGTTGAGGTAGAaattaactaaataaaaataaggcTAGTATCTTTAGCTTGTCACTAAGAACAAATATAGAAGGCACTGCCTTCTGGCTACAAACAGTACCTACTCAGAGATGAGGTCAGTGTGTTCTGGCTAGGTGCGCAGGGTTTCTCTTCATTCACAGAAGTCCCCAGCCACAATGGGGCATACTTTCTGGTGCTGATGAAAATGTTTCCAGTTCAGACCTAATAGAGACCAAACAGTGACTTCACTTGGCTTCACATTCTTACTGTTGTCTTCATACTAGGAAAGGGGGAATGAAGCCACAGAGCATATTCCCGCAGCTGGCAATAGCTGGCCTGTACATGGCCTCTTCCACTCAAACAGTGCTAACTTGACATGGGCCTTCTCCTCCatatattgcaggggtagtcaaactgcggccctccagatgtccatggactacaattcccaggagcccctgccagcgaatgctcctgggaattgtagtccacggacatctggagagccaccgtttgactacccctgagatattGTCTCAGATGTCCGTTTCTTTGCTAGGGAAATTAACATCTACTGAGCCCTCCCTATCAAAAAAGCTGCTCCTGGACCCCACCCTCTAGCTCCAGAAGATTAGGGGGTAAAAATTAAGACTGCTGATGCTGCTAATCTGTTGTGAAGACCAGATGCTctattaaattttaaatgttattttaaattaaagAGTTGTTTAATCATTACGGATGCTGATAATGTGATGCATACTGCCCTGAACCAGTTAGCTGCATAGGGTGATATATAAGTTAAATAAATGAGTAAaagataacaataaataaatggatttcTGGGTTGGAGGTGAACGTGGAATAAAATGATCTCCCTCCTatgctgtggcggccattttggcaGACCTTCAAGACGACAGATGAAGGAGAAGTTCATTCCTCAACTAGCCCATCAGCATTTAGCTGCACAGACGCTTGAAGTCATCTAGGCTGCCAGTGCTAGTTGCTCAGTTTTACATCCTGTAGTTTGATGCAAATTGGAATCAGAAAACTTGGCTACAGTTTTCTTTGGAAAGAACACCTACTGATAACAAATGTCATTTATGCTGGGAGCAAGAAGAGCAGGAGGTAGAATAGGTGACATGAATTAAAACTAGCTCTGCATTTCTGAAGAGTGCTCTAGCAGTGGAACATTGCACATCAATTGTCTTTTTGTCTTACTTTCGTCCAGCTGCACTTCAGGCACTAAAGCGAAAGAAGAGGTATGAGAAGCAGCTTGCGCAAATAGATGGCACGTTGTCCACGATCGAATTCCAGAGGGAAGCCCTTGAAAATGCCAACACCAACACTGAAGTCCTCAAGAACATGGGCTATGCTGCTAAAGCAATGAAAGCAGCACATGACAACATGTAAGGCATTCCTCCTCAGTGACTTGTTGACTGGGCCAGCTTTTGATTGAATGTAAACTGTGACAGGAGGATCTTGCAAACCAGAATTTCAATATGCTCAGAGTGTAGACTGTACTGTAAAGTCTTGTGTGGCACTTTCTGTGGTTATCAGTCGGAATGCTAAAATACCTGCTTATTCAGTTCAAATTCTATTAATCAGTGGTAGTAAGGCAACTGATTAATTGATAGGATGTTTGACTGTCTGTGTTTTGCTCCCATATATTTACAGGCTACTTGTAGCCATTAACACCCCAGTGCAAGCTGATGATGGATCAGCTGGCAGTGAGCTTATGGTTTCCTGCCGGGGGAAATGTTGTGTATAAAGTACTTGTTGGTGCCTGTATGGGATCAAATGACTGCAGTGAAAATTTGGTTCTTCTGGTAACCCAGCAGATTTCCTTTCTCCTCTAACCTTCCATTGTGCAGCAGAAGCTATAGGATTTGGGTGGGGAGAATATGATCTGTGTCTCTTTCCACAAGTTGGGGTGAGTTATTCGTCAGAAGTAAAACAGATTAAGTGATCAGCTTAATGGAATTTGGTACAGCTGAGCAAGATATGTTGGGCAGCCAAACATGTTCACAATGCAGAAGGGCTGAatatcttctttcttttttagagGTATAATTCAGGGAGTTAGATGTGAGAGCATTTTAGAGACGACAAGCAAGATGTTATTTCTAGAAGGTTTTGTTATCGAAAATTGGATTTCTGCTGGAACGATAATATCTGACAGAGTTCTTAGCTTGAGAACTTCCTTGTTTGTCCAGTTATATGAATTGAGGAGAATAGCCAGCACTGTAGAGGTTTAGGCCATGTTTCAATTTCTTAGCAATTGAGATTCTATACTTGAATGTTGTCATCATTGTTTTTTAAACGGCATTTGCACACACCCTTTTGCAGTCCTCTGCTTGAGCACCATAACAGAAGCTCTGCACAGGTAGCCATTCCTGTTCCTTTCTCCTTATTCTGGAGAAATTCTTTAAATCAAAAAGAGAACTATAATTCCCAAGGAATTTCTGCCATTATTAATTttgtttctattattattactattacataTATTGACCACTGATCTTGAGCCAGCTTGCTCACAGaggtttacaagtataaaatacaataaaatgcgaTAATCCAATAATCCACTATAGTAAAACTGCTAACAATGAAAAACCAAACCATCCCCTAAAAGGTTTTGACTCCACAGGCCCATGTAGACCCGATGCCTCAAGATAGGTGCTTGCACAGTAATGTTAGGGCAGACCTGGTTTTCTGAATGTGAGATGGGTTCATAAGAATAAATATGAAGAgctcagctggatcagaccagtggttcatcttgtCCAGAATCCTATCTCATTCAGTGGGCTACCAATTATTCTTgaaggccaataacagggcatagaagccaaggtcttcccctaATGTTACTTCGTAACACTGGTatttagaggtttactgcctctgactgtggaggttctcTCTAGTTACCATGACTAATAACCACTAAATAgacctcctccatgaatctgcctaaccccttttaaagctatctatgcttgtggccattGCTGCTTCCACTGGTAGCGAATTCCACACTTTAAGCACACATTGTGtcaagaagtacttccttttgttcaTTCTGAATCTGCTGTCCCTTCATGGTATGCCCTCAAGTTCATGTATTTGGGAAGAAAGATTAAAAGTTCTCTTTCCACTCtctccgccccatgcataattttgtaaatctcTACCGTGTCCCCTCTAATTGCGTCTTTTCCAAACTGAAAGATAAAAATGATTTATATTGAAGATTATTTGGTATGGAAAGTACTAaaagggtgggaggagggggactgGCTTTAACAGTTTTTTAAGTGTATCGTAAATGGAAAttaaattaatgaaataaattagCAATAAATTAATACTAGATACTGATTTATGATGTTCTCAGGCTCCTTTGGACCCAGTAAGAAGCTTAGATATCTCAAACAGTCCTCTTTTACAGGGATATTGACAAAGTGGATGAACTCATGCAAGACATTGCAGAACAGCAGGAGCTGGCAGATGAAATTTCAACAGCCATCTCCAAACCTGTAGGAATTGGTGAAGAATTTGATGAGGTAAGGATAGCaagctggcctggatggcccacacGAGCCCAGTCTCATctgacctcagaagctaaacagggctggccccgactagtacttggatgggacaccGCCAAGGAAGACCAAGGGTTTTACACAGAGGTAGACAATAGCAAGGCATCTCTGTTcacctctggccttgaaaatcctCGAGGTTGCAATAGTTTGgctgtggcttgacagcactttccactacctTGAGCACAGAGTAGATGCTCAAGAAAATTGCTCTTTGCATATGCAATACTGTCAggcatatataataaataaaatataaggcctgtaataaatacaataaaataatgatttGGGATCCTAAGTGATATTTGCCCGAGGAATTTTCCAACTCGAGGTCTGGAAAATCTTGGGCTTAGCTGTGGCCATCAGTAAGCAATGACAGAAGAACAGCTACTGTGGTCTTATGACTAAGGACTGGATGCTGTGAACTTGCCTGCTGGtgaaagggggaagagggaatccCTTTTAAACATTGAATAGACTGCACACTTTCCATGGGGAAAAGTCACATAGAACAGAAGCTGCTGTAAGGTTGGGAACTGTGCAGAATTCAGTAGCAAAATTGTAGTTTTGAATTCTGTTGAGTTCAATTCTCTCTGCCATTAAGGCTCCCTGAGTGGTCTTGGTCTGGCCCCTGTTTCTTCTTAGCTTTGCATTACTCATGTTTGCGGGGGAATCATGAAATTAGAATGGGGCAGGAAAAACGTTAGGGATACAAATCCTGTCTGATCTGGGATATGTCAATAAAGTCTGAGACTGGAGCCCCATTATATAGTGCTTGATTCTTGAAAATCTCCTGGGGTGAGCTCTTGCTGTAAGAATAGCAAACACAATTGCTGTTGTTACTGGCAGGTTTAATCACTGTCTCTTTTCCTTGCATCAATAGGATGAACTAATGGCTGAGCTAGAGGAGCTAGAGCAGGAAGAATTGGACAAAAACTTGCTGGAGATCAGTGGTCCAGAGACGGTTCGGCTACCCAGTGTACCCTCAATATCAATACCCTCCAAGCCCGGTGAGTGCCTGAAAATACTAAAAACAGGGACAGGGATGTCTTATGTATTTGTTAAGCAAGAATATTATGTGCACCCTTGGCATTTCAAGTCTCCTAACAGCTATGCATTATTTATCCAAAGATGGCCTCATTAATTGAGCTTTATTTAGTGCTTACTATAAGGGATCTCTTGTCTCTCATTCTGTTTCCAACTTTATCTAAgcaatgtgtgttttttcttttataaTTGAGCTATGATATGATGATATGTTAAG
The nucleotide sequence above comes from Paroedura picta isolate Pp20150507F chromosome 4, Ppicta_v3.0, whole genome shotgun sequence. Encoded proteins:
- the CHMP4B gene encoding charged multivesicular body protein 4b yields the protein MSGLLGKLFGTGPGGKGAGKGPSPQEAIQRLRDTEEMLSKKQEFLEKKIEQELSAARKHGTKNKRAALQALKRKKRYEKQLAQIDGTLSTIEFQREALENANTNTEVLKNMGYAAKAMKAAHDNMDIDKVDELMQDIAEQQELADEISTAISKPVGIGEEFDEDELMAELEELEQEELDKNLLEISGPETVRLPSVPSISIPSKPAKKKEEEEDDDMKELEAWAENI